A stretch of the Flavobacterium sp. 5 genome encodes the following:
- the lysA gene encoding diaminopimelate decarboxylase codes for MQANDLLHLAEQFGSPLYVYDAEKIQSQYNRLTKAFSKVANLRINYAMKALSNVAILQLLRDMGSGLDTVSIQEVLLGLHAGYAPEKIFYTPNGVSLEEIEEVHALGVQINIDNLSILEQFGAKHPHVPVCIRINPHVMAGGNANISVGHIDSKFGISVHQLPHLVRIVENTNMNIVGIHMHTGSDILDIEVFLYAAEILFDAAKNFKNLEFLDFGSGFKVPYKKDDIATDIDELGKKLSKRFNAFCTEYGKDLTLIFEPGKFLVSEAGFFLAKVNVVKQTTSTVFAGIDSGFNHLIRPMLYGSQHFIENISNPKGKERFYSVVGYICETDTFATNRRISEIKEGDILSFRNAGAYCFSMSSNYNSRYKPAEVLWMNGKGYLIRAHEKFEDLLQNQISLPVEKKETATV; via the coding sequence ATGCAAGCAAACGATTTACTACACTTAGCAGAACAATTTGGAAGTCCACTTTATGTGTATGATGCAGAGAAAATACAATCCCAGTATAATCGGTTAACGAAGGCATTTTCAAAGGTTGCCAATTTACGCATAAATTACGCCATGAAGGCTTTATCCAATGTTGCCATTCTTCAGCTATTAAGAGATATGGGATCTGGATTAGATACGGTTTCCATTCAAGAAGTACTATTGGGTTTACATGCTGGTTATGCTCCAGAAAAAATATTTTACACACCAAACGGTGTTTCCCTAGAAGAAATAGAAGAAGTACATGCATTAGGTGTACAAATTAATATTGACAACTTATCTATATTGGAGCAATTTGGTGCAAAACACCCACATGTTCCAGTTTGTATACGCATCAATCCACACGTTATGGCAGGTGGAAACGCTAACATTTCAGTAGGACATATCGATAGTAAATTTGGTATTTCTGTACACCAGTTGCCTCATTTGGTACGTATTGTTGAGAATACAAACATGAATATTGTTGGTATCCACATGCATACTGGATCGGACATTTTGGATATTGAAGTATTTTTATATGCAGCTGAAATTTTATTTGATGCAGCAAAAAACTTCAAAAACTTAGAGTTTTTAGATTTCGGAAGCGGATTCAAAGTTCCTTACAAAAAAGATGATATCGCAACTGACATAGATGAATTAGGTAAAAAATTATCTAAAAGATTCAATGCTTTCTGTACAGAATACGGTAAAGATTTGACTTTAATATTTGAACCAGGAAAATTCTTAGTGAGTGAAGCCGGATTCTTTTTAGCTAAAGTAAACGTAGTAAAGCAAACTACTTCTACTGTTTTTGCAGGAATTGATAGTGGATTTAATCACTTGATTCGTCCAATGCTTTATGGTTCTCAGCATTTTATTGAAAACATATCTAATCCAAAAGGAAAAGAGCGTTTTTACTCTGTTGTAGGATACATTTGCGAAACAGATACTTTTGCAACCAACAGAAGAATTTCAGAAATAAAAGAAGGAGATATTTTATCTTTCCGTAACGCTGGAGCTTATTGCTTCTCAATGTCTTCTAATTATAATTCCAGATACAAACCAGCTGAAGTATTATGGATGAATGGTAAAGGATATTTGATCAGAGCACATGAAAAATTTGAAGATTTATTACAAAATCAAATTTCATTGCCAGTAGAAAAGAAAGAAACTGCAACAGTTTAA
- a CDS encoding nitronate monooxygenase family protein, whose amino-acid sequence MNKITSLFNIKYPIVQGGMIWNSGYKLASAVSNAGGLGLIGAGSMYPEILREHIQKCKKATDKPFGVNVPLLYPNIEEIMKIIVDEEVKIVFTSAGNPKTWTSFLKEKGIMVVHVVSSTVFALKAQEAGVDAVVAEGFEAGGHNGREETTTLTLIPMVKDKISIPLIAAGGIATGRGMLATMTLGANGVQVGSRFAASLESSSHEKFKQTIVDLQEGGTQLTLKELAPVRLIKNKFYEDVQQLYSNCPGKEELATLLGRARAKRGMFEGDLEEGELEIGQIAGLIKEILPVKEIIDTMIAEFEQAKQEVVQFDF is encoded by the coding sequence ATGAACAAAATTACAAGTCTTTTCAATATTAAATATCCAATCGTTCAAGGAGGAATGATTTGGAACAGCGGTTATAAATTAGCTAGTGCAGTGAGTAATGCAGGAGGATTAGGGCTAATTGGAGCAGGTTCCATGTATCCGGAAATATTGAGAGAACATATTCAAAAATGTAAAAAAGCAACCGATAAGCCTTTTGGAGTAAATGTACCATTGTTGTATCCCAATATTGAAGAGATAATGAAAATTATTGTTGATGAAGAAGTTAAGATTGTTTTTACATCAGCAGGAAATCCTAAAACTTGGACTTCTTTTTTGAAAGAAAAAGGAATAATGGTAGTTCATGTAGTAAGCAGTACTGTTTTTGCCTTAAAAGCTCAAGAAGCAGGTGTAGATGCTGTTGTTGCTGAAGGTTTTGAAGCGGGGGGGCATAATGGAAGAGAGGAAACTACGACACTTACTTTGATTCCTATGGTAAAAGATAAAATCTCGATTCCGTTAATTGCCGCTGGAGGAATTGCAACTGGACGTGGAATGCTTGCAACAATGACTCTTGGCGCTAATGGTGTACAAGTAGGGAGTCGATTTGCTGCTTCGTTGGAATCTTCATCACATGAAAAATTTAAGCAGACTATCGTTGATCTTCAAGAAGGAGGAACTCAATTGACTTTAAAAGAGTTGGCACCTGTTCGTTTAATTAAAAATAAATTTTACGAAGATGTACAACAATTATATAGTAACTGTCCTGGCAAAGAAGAATTAGCAACTTTGTTGGGAAGAGCCAGAGCTAAAAGAGGCATGTTCGAAGGGGATTTAGAGGAAGGAGAATTAGAAATTGGCCAAATTGCTGGTTTGATCAAAGAGATATTACCCGTAAAAGAAATAATTGATACTATGATTGCCGAATTCGAACAAGCAAAACAAGAAGTTGTCCAATTTGATTTTTAA
- a CDS encoding S8 family serine peptidase, producing MKKIVLFILFFSCFSGFAQEDAWVYFKVKNNSQSYFENPLLMLSQRALDRRTKQNIILDSKDIPIDKSFISQIKTVSGITVMAQSKWLNALYVRGTQESINSLKALSIVDRVDFANKTLNSTARFATETKIKSISKVLETQIDFAYGSSANQIQMVNGDNLHQQNYTGSGKIIAVMDAGFPGVNTAQPFQRLIANNQILGGYDFVNKSADFYTGDSHGTMVLSCMGGYKEGSLIGTAPDASYYLFRTEDDSSENPVEESYWVEAAEKADSLGVDVINTSLGYFEFDKTSYNHTYAEMDGKTTFMTRGAEIAFSRGMIIVVSAGNEGETSNPYIGAPADGISVLTVGAVKSSKTVTSFSSIGPSFDGRIKPDVMAQGQAVVLSDESGVIGTANGTSFSSPITAGLVACLWQAFPDKTNQEIKDLIIKSADRYTVPNNQYGYGIPDFSLALSGGLGVKDFYKKDIFLYPNPANNLSTVSFSDNFDDGIFRVYSILGQKILEQTITRELPSISLKNLQAGMYIYTINWDGNVSSGKLIKQ from the coding sequence ATGAAAAAAATAGTATTATTTATTTTGTTTTTTTCTTGTTTTTCTGGCTTTGCTCAGGAAGATGCTTGGGTATATTTTAAAGTAAAAAATAATTCTCAATCTTATTTTGAGAATCCTTTGCTAATGCTTTCTCAAAGAGCTTTAGACAGAAGGACTAAGCAAAATATTATTTTAGATTCCAAAGATATTCCTATCGACAAAAGTTTTATCAGTCAAATTAAAACTGTTTCGGGTATTACTGTTATGGCGCAATCTAAATGGCTAAATGCATTATACGTTAGAGGTACACAGGAGTCAATTAATTCTTTGAAAGCCTTATCTATTGTTGATAGAGTTGATTTTGCTAATAAAACACTTAATTCGACTGCAAGGTTTGCTACTGAGACTAAAATAAAATCGATTAGTAAAGTTTTAGAAACTCAAATTGATTTTGCTTATGGAAGTTCGGCGAACCAAATCCAAATGGTTAATGGCGATAATTTACACCAACAAAATTATACTGGTTCTGGAAAAATAATTGCAGTTATGGATGCTGGTTTTCCAGGTGTTAATACAGCTCAGCCTTTTCAAAGGCTTATTGCCAATAATCAAATTTTAGGAGGTTATGATTTTGTGAATAAAAGTGCTGATTTTTATACAGGAGATTCACATGGTACTATGGTTCTTTCGTGCATGGGAGGATATAAAGAAGGCTCACTTATTGGAACTGCTCCAGATGCGTCCTATTATTTATTTAGAACTGAAGATGATTCGAGTGAAAATCCTGTAGAAGAATCCTATTGGGTGGAAGCAGCTGAAAAAGCAGATAGTTTGGGGGTGGATGTTATTAATACCTCTTTAGGATATTTTGAGTTTGATAAAACATCTTATAATCATACCTATGCAGAGATGGATGGTAAAACTACTTTTATGACCCGTGGAGCAGAAATTGCTTTTTCTCGAGGAATGATAATAGTAGTTTCTGCGGGAAATGAAGGTGAGACTTCAAATCCATATATAGGAGCTCCCGCAGATGGTATTTCTGTGCTTACAGTAGGGGCGGTAAAATCCTCAAAAACGGTAACGAGTTTTAGTTCGATTGGTCCCTCATTTGATGGAAGGATAAAACCAGATGTTATGGCACAAGGGCAAGCAGTTGTTTTATCGGATGAATCTGGAGTAATTGGAACAGCAAACGGAACTTCTTTTTCTAGCCCAATAACAGCGGGATTAGTAGCCTGTTTATGGCAAGCCTTTCCGGATAAAACCAATCAGGAAATTAAAGATTTAATTATAAAATCGGCAGATAGATATACTGTGCCAAATAATCAATATGGATATGGAATTCCGGATTTTAGTTTAGCTTTGTCTGGAGGATTAGGTGTAAAAGATTTTTATAAAAAAGATATTTTTTTATATCCCAATCCTGCTAATAATTTAAGCACCGTTTCTTTTTCTGATAATTTTGATGATGGAATATTTCGAGTTTATTCTATTCTTGGTCAAAAAATATTAGAACAAACAATTACCAGAGAACTGCCTTCCATTTCTTTAAAAAATTTACAAGCTGGAATGTATATTTACACCATAAATTGGGATGGTAACGTATCTTCGGGTAAACTAATCAAACAATAA
- the pafA gene encoding alkaline phosphatase PafA — translation MRKIILLLVCVFAIQSQAQQRPKLVVGIVVDQMKMEYLYRFSDDFSANGFKRLMEDGFTFNNMNYNYVPTFTAPGHASIYTGTTPATHGIIGNDWYIRSIGKSMYCTDDAGVKTLVEGAEKEGAMSPKNLLSTTITDELRMATNFKGKVIGLSIKDRGAILPAGHFANWAFWCTKSGAFISSTFYGDKMPDWVTQFNAEKNYMKYIDKGWSLLKPVETYNESLPDNNPYEGNLGKILPPVFPYDLSKVYKESGMEVLKSTPFGNDFLAELAIRAIDKEELGKDNITDFLAVSFSSTDYVGHNFGPRSMEVQDTYLRLDLTIAAFLENLDKTVGKDNYLVFLTADHAVAENPIYLKDRKYNVTNIPSKEIFNSLNKFSTDTFGVNLVSNYSNFNVFLNRELIKEKGLELPKVKQSFKDFLMTQDYIKRVYTQEEILGATGQDYYLNFIFKGYDVKQSGDLVVLQGAGYLESIETGTTHGTPNSYDTNVPLLFYGWHVPKGESNKKEYITEIAPTLSKMLKITTPNGSEAEVLEELFVKK, via the coding sequence ATGAGAAAAATTATTTTGCTTTTAGTTTGTGTTTTTGCTATCCAAAGTCAGGCACAACAACGACCAAAATTGGTTGTTGGTATTGTTGTAGATCAAATGAAAATGGAGTATTTATATCGGTTTTCGGATGATTTTTCTGCTAACGGTTTTAAGAGGTTGATGGAGGATGGGTTTACTTTTAACAACATGAATTATAATTATGTACCTACATTTACCGCCCCAGGGCATGCTTCCATTTATACGGGTACTACTCCTGCTACACATGGAATTATTGGAAATGATTGGTACATTCGTTCGATTGGAAAAAGTATGTATTGTACAGATGATGCTGGTGTTAAAACACTAGTAGAAGGGGCTGAAAAAGAAGGAGCAATGTCTCCGAAAAATCTTTTGAGTACTACAATTACCGATGAATTGAGAATGGCAACAAACTTTAAGGGTAAAGTTATTGGTTTGAGTATTAAAGATCGTGGTGCTATTTTACCAGCTGGTCATTTTGCTAATTGGGCTTTTTGGTGTACTAAATCGGGAGCGTTTATTTCGAGTACTTTTTATGGCGATAAAATGCCGGATTGGGTTACTCAATTCAATGCTGAGAAGAATTACATGAAATATATCGATAAAGGATGGAGTTTATTGAAGCCTGTTGAAACTTATAACGAAAGTTTACCTGACAATAATCCTTATGAAGGTAATTTAGGTAAAATATTACCTCCTGTATTTCCTTATGATTTAAGTAAAGTTTATAAAGAAAGTGGAATGGAAGTTTTGAAATCAACTCCATTTGGGAATGACTTTTTGGCGGAATTAGCCATAAGAGCAATAGATAAAGAAGAACTGGGAAAAGATAATATTACCGATTTCTTAGCTGTAAGTTTTTCTTCAACTGATTATGTAGGGCATAATTTTGGTCCAAGATCTATGGAAGTTCAAGATACTTATTTACGTTTGGATCTTACTATTGCTGCTTTCTTGGAGAATTTGGATAAGACTGTGGGTAAAGATAATTATTTGGTTTTCTTAACTGCAGATCATGCTGTTGCTGAAAATCCTATTTATTTGAAAGACCGTAAATATAATGTAACAAACATACCTTCAAAGGAAATTTTTAATTCCCTTAATAAATTTTCAACGGATACATTTGGGGTTAATTTAGTGTCGAATTATTCTAACTTTAATGTTTTCTTAAATAGAGAACTAATAAAAGAAAAAGGCTTGGAACTACCTAAAGTAAAACAAAGTTTCAAAGATTTTTTAATGACACAAGATTACATTAAGAGAGTATATACGCAAGAAGAGATTTTGGGTGCTACCGGTCAGGATTATTATTTAAATTTTATATTTAAGGGATATGATGTTAAACAAAGTGGTGATCTTGTTGTTCTTCAAGGTGCGGGATATTTGGAAAGCATAGAGACAGGAACTACTCACGGAACTCCTAATAGTTATGATACTAATGTGCCGTTACTTTTTTATGGTTGGCATGTTCCAAAAGGTGAATCTAATAAAAAAGAATATATTACAGAAATTGCTCCGACTCTTTCTAAAATGCTTAAAATTACTACTCCAAACGGTTCAGAAGCTGAAGTTTTAGAAGAATTGTTTGTTAAGAAATAA
- a CDS encoding c-type cytochrome, with the protein MKRIIKRILLVLVIGLVAFLLYVKFALPNVGELEYLKVESTTSRLERGKYLANNVCVCIDCHSTRNWNEFSGPLVEGTLGKGGEVFDQRFGFPGSFYSKNITPSGIGDWSDAEILRAITSGVTKNGTALFPVMPHPNFGKMDKEDLVSIIVYLRSLKSIKNVVPESVADFPMSFIINTIPKAPHYSKIPSKSNSVAYGDYLFNAASCSECHSKQDKGKPIEGMELAGGFEFPMVTGGIVKSANITQDKNTGIGKWTEADFVKRFKSYTDSTYVPNKVTKGTFNTVMPWTMYGKMKEDDLKAIYAYLKTIKPIHNSIEKFVNP; encoded by the coding sequence ATGAAGAGAATTATTAAAAGAATTTTATTGGTACTTGTAATTGGTTTAGTAGCATTCTTGCTGTATGTAAAATTCGCGTTACCTAATGTTGGTGAATTAGAATATCTTAAAGTTGAGTCGACAACAAGCAGATTAGAACGCGGGAAATATTTAGCTAATAATGTTTGTGTTTGTATTGATTGCCACTCAACTAGAAATTGGAATGAATTTTCAGGACCATTAGTTGAAGGGACTCTTGGTAAAGGTGGAGAGGTTTTTGATCAAAGATTTGGGTTTCCTGGAAGTTTTTATTCCAAAAATATTACTCCTTCCGGAATTGGTGATTGGAGTGATGCTGAAATCTTAAGGGCAATTACAAGTGGTGTTACTAAAAATGGTACGGCTTTATTTCCTGTCATGCCGCATCCTAATTTTGGTAAAATGGATAAAGAGGATCTGGTTTCTATTATTGTGTATTTAAGAAGCTTAAAATCTATCAAAAATGTGGTTCCAGAATCGGTTGCTGATTTTCCAATGAGTTTCATAATTAATACAATCCCAAAAGCACCACATTATTCTAAAATACCATCTAAAAGTAATTCAGTTGCTTATGGAGACTATCTTTTTAATGCAGCTTCATGCTCCGAATGCCATTCTAAACAGGATAAAGGTAAACCAATTGAAGGCATGGAATTGGCAGGTGGTTTTGAGTTTCCTATGGTAACGGGAGGAATAGTTAAATCTGCTAATATAACACAGGATAAAAATACTGGTATTGGAAAATGGACAGAAGCAGATTTTGTAAAACGTTTTAAATCCTACACAGACAGCACTTACGTCCCAAATAAAGTAACAAAAGGTACTTTTAACACTGTTATGCCCTGGACGATGTATGGTAAAATGAAAGAAGATGATTTAAAAGCAATTTATGCTTATTTAAAAACCATAAAACCAATACATAATAGTATCGAAAAATTCGTTAATCCTTGA